A genomic segment from Coccinella septempunctata chromosome 3, icCocSept1.1, whole genome shotgun sequence encodes:
- the LOC123309989 gene encoding uncharacterized protein LOC123309989 isoform X1: protein MQTKNINVDRIPDADVIQESNVKLPEKNLQRFYTHLVQNGSSVYHTPKKTIVDQPAPPLPPRSALIFTPLPDSAKLQVEVDGYGPYKPVPPPKPLPQLPLASQQSGSFTPPPYRMPPYPLYNEANIPGAAGCDGQLSASHSNSQQGLQTHSSKFPIEREVILSSTDKNSKIPILHDYKKRTKGVVAPDVPPKQMAAWTLSNGQTLSPDQTHPNMAQTCHTSDNTFYRPTYIPSQECYNGQTPTSTGAVPRQTWQGVDPNKPAPRPFAPSEEYTNNNQSVSVQIEPNNKDNNQKETPKSSKGMTKTYHTIKDMISSKFKSSKDQEERNEEVGLNNVTDELRKSQRNLTEEQNEVKRVQEQGNLQKSKIDSMQQQQYNQHLIQQHFLAQQAQHQFQTNNQLKLQQQTMYQQHLAQARSQEMLAGRGDEQLYYQTSYGGSSSNRIMNRPQNFVQMQQQAFNKDGIKDDRTSQLSPDRRSIQQIEREQQVKTFEARRAASQPQLLLDEMKTDLTDSRPQPQAAVSSRRGSYGNLVDMQISPGDPGKESDDGGFLRRNNSRERQLADKNHPMDNSNLDSTGSREKDSLSEVLQGTPRKKLEGEIGKIEGVYNVGQRTKPDDDQKNGKRNTASSGASSDYDKAGGQSSSNVDSGRGSAAYSSGRRQTDINSDIGELARNTYKDISSGHDSEWVDVVENELRNILEPKLHELSLHANSSNIANSTISESISSMTPPLPPLSPGEQSSATPTPRNSTRFKHSSLPYGSKPDYEGYQMKSHHRETSGNSRWNGNSSQKNRYTKKMDHNALFRGKPVFGLDNTDITSTTTRSLDLESMLDGQSDSDEDNISTADARTIRKQLEGLESMYSEVLKLLGVKKNVGRYQPSDPRFSKRRYGSMSSLPSSSVSSRPIRDKRKAHEDRKKVRDLRGINKRFQRLESHVVTLARSVAHLSSEMRTQHIMIQEMENIRGEIAALRTQTNMLNVRSQSSSRPTNSSKDLPNLANPTRVKKLTKFFGDEPPLLRMFLRKLGYEKYANVFENERVGMVELPYMSEERLQKMGVPLGPRLRIMQEAQISVCKDNTLCIV from the exons ttgaggttGATGGTTATGGGCCATACAAACCAGTGCCACCCCCAAAACCGCTTCCGCAGTTACCCTTGGCTTCTCAGCAGTCAGGTTCCTTCACACCGCCTCCCTACAGAATGCCCCCATATCCCCTGTACAATGAGGCAAACATCCCTGGTGCAGCAGGCTGCGATGGTCAACTGAGCGCTTCTCATTCAAATTCACAGCAGGGACTCCAGACACATTCCAGCAAATTTCCG ATCGAAAGGGAAGTTATACTCTCGAGTACCgataaaaactcaaaaataccTATTCTACACGACTATAAGAAGAGGACGAAAGGTGTTGTTGCTCCAGACGTACCACCCAAACAAATGGCTGCCTGGACTCTTTCCAATGGACAAACACTGTCGCCAGATCAG acacACCCCAACATGGCACAAACTTGTCACACCAGTGATAACACCTTTTATCGCCCAACTTACATACCATCACAAGAATGTTACAATGGCCAGACTCCTACGTCCACTGGAGCAGTACCGAGGCAGACTTGGCAAGGAGTAGATCCTAATAAGCCAGCTCCTAGACCCTTTGCACCATCTGAAGAGTATACTAATAACAACCAATCAGTATCAGTTCAAATAGAACCTAATAACAAAGATAATAACCAGAAGGAAACACCGAAATCATCGAAAGGTATGACAAAAACATACCATACGATAAAAGACATGATATCGAGTAAATTCAAAAGTAGCAAAGACCAAGAGGAAAGAAACGAAGAAGTAGGTCTTAATAACGTGACAGATGAACTGAGAAAAAGTCAAAGAAATCTTACTGAAGAGCAGAACGAAGTGAAGAGGGTCCAAGAGCAAGGAAATTTACAAAAATCTAAAATCGATTCGATGCAGCAGCAACAATATAATCAGCATCTCATTCAGCAACATTTTTTGGCTCAACAGGCCCAACATCAGTTTCAAACCAACAATCAGCTCAAACTACAACAACAGACTATGTATCAGCAGCACTTAGCTCAAGCTAGATCTCAAGAGATGCTAGCAGGAAGAGGAGACGAGCAGCTGTACTACCAAACATCTTATGGTGGAAGTTCATCCAATCGTATCATGAACAGACCACAAAACTTCGTACAAATGCAACAACAG GCTTTCAATAAAGATGGAATCAAGGATGATAGAACCTCTCAGCTCTCTCCAGATAGACGCAGTATACAACAAATTGAGAGGGAACAACAAGTCAAGACCTTCGAAGCTAGAAGGGCAGCTTCTCAGCCACAACTCCTATTGGATGAGATGAAAACTGATCTCACTGATAGTAGACCTCAACCTCAGGCGGCTGTGTCTAGTAGAAGAGGATCGTATGGCAATCTTGTAGACATGCAGATATCCCCTGGTGACCCGGGTAAAGAAAGCGACGATGGTGGTTTTCTGAGGCGGAATAATTCGAGAGAGAGACAACTCGCAGATAAGAACCATCCAATGGATAACTCAAATCTAGATTCTACTGGAAGCAGGGAGAAGGATAGTTTGTCAGAAGTACTCCAGGGTACACCTCGCAAAAAACTGGAGGGTGAGATTGGCAAAATTGAGGGTGTATATAATGTTGGACAAAGAACAAAACCCGATGATGACCAGAAGAATGGTAAGAGGAACACGGCAAGTTCTGGTGCAAGTTCTGATTATGATAAAGCTGGAGGTCAGTCATCATCAAATGTTGATTCAGGAAGGGGCAGTGCAGCATACAGCAGTGGAAGGAGACAGACAGATATCAACAGCGATATTGGAGAATTAGCGAGAAATACCTACAAAGATATATCATCAG GACATGATTCAGAGTGGGTTGACGTTGTGGAAAATGAACTTAGAAACATATTGGAGCCAAAACTGCATGAGTTATCCCTGCATGCGAATTCTAGTAACATCGCGAATTCCACTATCAGTGAGAGTATTTCCTCTATGACTCCACCTTTACCACCCTTGTCTCCAGGAGAACAGTCGTCAGCAACTCCTACCCCCAGAAATTCAACTAGATTCAAGCATAGCAG TTTACCCTACGGAAGTAAGCCAGACTATGAAGGTTATCAAATGAAATCTCATCACAGAGAAACTTCAGGTAATTCTAGGTGGAATGGAAATTCATCCCAGAAAAATAGGTACACGAAGAAGATGGATCATAACGCATTGTTCAGGGGAAAACCAG tttTCGGCCTAGATAACACGGACATAACATCTACCACAACGCGATCCCTGGATCTAGAATCGATGCTAGATGGCCAAAGCGACTCAGACGAAGATAACATAAGTACAGCTGATGCTAGAACTATCAGAAAACAGCTGGAAGGCCTTGAGAGTATGTATTCAGAGGTGTTGAAATTATTAGGTGTGAAGAAGAACGTGGGAAGATACCAGCCTTCTGATCCCAGATTCAGCAAAAGGAGATATGGCAGTATGTCCTCACTACCTTCAAGTTCGGTCAGCAGCAGACCAATTAGGGATAAGAGAAAAGCCCACGAGGATAGGAAGAAAGTTAGAGATCTGAGAGGCATCAACAAACGCTTCCAAAGATTAGAATCTCATGTAGTAACCTTGGCAAGGTCTGTTGCGCATTTGTCTTCAGAGATGAGAACTCAGCATATAATGATCCAGGAAATGGAGAATATTCGAGGGGAGATAGCGGCTTTGAGAACTCAAACTAACATGCTGAATGTGAGATCACAGTCGTCCTCCAGGCCTACCAACAGTTCCAAAGATTTGCCGAATCTGGCGAACCCGACTAGGGTCAAGAAACTCACTAAGTTTTTTGGAGATGAGCCGCCATTATTGAGGATGTTTTTGAGGAAATTGGGCTATGAA aaatatGCTAACGTCTTCGAGAATGAACGGGTGGGAATGGTGGAATTGCCTTATATGAGTGAGGAAAGACTTCAAAAAATGGGCGTTCCTCTAGGTCCCAGATTGAGAATCATGCAAGAAGCCCAAATTTCAGTTTGTAAAGATAACACTTTGTGCATAGTATGA
- the LOC123309989 gene encoding uncharacterized protein LOC123309989 isoform X3, with amino-acid sequence MASGRTVRQVKHGEKLRRSQNSLNPVSSLESTINHGKDAKLLKIVEVDGYGPYKPVPPPKPLPQLPLASQQSGSFTPPPYRMPPYPLYNEANIPGAAGCDGQLSASHSNSQQGLQTHSSKFPIEREVILSSTDKNSKIPILHDYKKRTKGVVAPDVPPKQMAAWTLSNGQTLSPDQTHPNMAQTCHTSDNTFYRPTYIPSQECYNGQTPTSTGAVPRQTWQGVDPNKPAPRPFAPSEEYTNNNQSVSVQIEPNNKDNNQKETPKSSKGMTKTYHTIKDMISSKFKSSKDQEERNEEVGLNNVTDELRKSQRNLTEEQNEVKRVQEQGNLQKSKIDSMQQQQYNQHLIQQHFLAQQAQHQFQTNNQLKLQQQTMYQQHLAQARSQEMLAGRGDEQLYYQTSYGGSSSNRIMNRPQNFVQMQQQAFNKDGIKDDRTSQLSPDRRSIQQIEREQQVKTFEARRAASQPQLLLDEMKTDLTDSRPQPQAAVSSRRGSYGNLVDMQISPGDPGKESDDGGFLRRNNSRERQLADKNHPMDNSNLDSTGSREKDSLSEVLQGTPRKKLEGEIGKIEGVYNVGQRTKPDDDQKNGKRNTASSGASSDYDKAGGQSSSNVDSGRGSAAYSSGRRQTDINSDIGELARNTYKDISSGHDSEWVDVVENELRNILEPKLHELSLHANSSNIANSTISESISSMTPPLPPLSPGEQSSATPTPRNSTRFKHSSLPYGSKPDYEGYQMKSHHRETSGNSRWNGNSSQKNRYTKKMDHNALFRGKPVFGLDNTDITSTTTRSLDLESMLDGQSDSDEDNISTADARTIRKQLEGLESMYSEVLKLLGVKKNVGRYQPSDPRFSKRRYGSMSSLPSSSVSSRPIRDKRKAHEDRKKVRDLRGINKRFQRLESHVVTLARSVAHLSSEMRTQHIMIQEMENIRGEIAALRTQTNMLNVRSQSSSRPTNSSKDLPNLANPTRVKKLTKFFGDEPPLLRMFLRKLGYEKYANVFENERVGMVELPYMSEERLQKMGVPLGPRLRIMQEAQISVCKDNTLCIV; translated from the exons ATGGCTTCCGGTCGTACCGTTCGGCAGGTTAAACATGGGGAGAAGTTGCGTAGGTCCCAGAATTCGTTGAATCCCGTCTCGTCCCTCGAGAGTACCATAAATCATGGCAAAGATGCCAAACTGCTCAAAATTG ttgaggttGATGGTTATGGGCCATACAAACCAGTGCCACCCCCAAAACCGCTTCCGCAGTTACCCTTGGCTTCTCAGCAGTCAGGTTCCTTCACACCGCCTCCCTACAGAATGCCCCCATATCCCCTGTACAATGAGGCAAACATCCCTGGTGCAGCAGGCTGCGATGGTCAACTGAGCGCTTCTCATTCAAATTCACAGCAGGGACTCCAGACACATTCCAGCAAATTTCCG ATCGAAAGGGAAGTTATACTCTCGAGTACCgataaaaactcaaaaataccTATTCTACACGACTATAAGAAGAGGACGAAAGGTGTTGTTGCTCCAGACGTACCACCCAAACAAATGGCTGCCTGGACTCTTTCCAATGGACAAACACTGTCGCCAGATCAG acacACCCCAACATGGCACAAACTTGTCACACCAGTGATAACACCTTTTATCGCCCAACTTACATACCATCACAAGAATGTTACAATGGCCAGACTCCTACGTCCACTGGAGCAGTACCGAGGCAGACTTGGCAAGGAGTAGATCCTAATAAGCCAGCTCCTAGACCCTTTGCACCATCTGAAGAGTATACTAATAACAACCAATCAGTATCAGTTCAAATAGAACCTAATAACAAAGATAATAACCAGAAGGAAACACCGAAATCATCGAAAGGTATGACAAAAACATACCATACGATAAAAGACATGATATCGAGTAAATTCAAAAGTAGCAAAGACCAAGAGGAAAGAAACGAAGAAGTAGGTCTTAATAACGTGACAGATGAACTGAGAAAAAGTCAAAGAAATCTTACTGAAGAGCAGAACGAAGTGAAGAGGGTCCAAGAGCAAGGAAATTTACAAAAATCTAAAATCGATTCGATGCAGCAGCAACAATATAATCAGCATCTCATTCAGCAACATTTTTTGGCTCAACAGGCCCAACATCAGTTTCAAACCAACAATCAGCTCAAACTACAACAACAGACTATGTATCAGCAGCACTTAGCTCAAGCTAGATCTCAAGAGATGCTAGCAGGAAGAGGAGACGAGCAGCTGTACTACCAAACATCTTATGGTGGAAGTTCATCCAATCGTATCATGAACAGACCACAAAACTTCGTACAAATGCAACAACAG GCTTTCAATAAAGATGGAATCAAGGATGATAGAACCTCTCAGCTCTCTCCAGATAGACGCAGTATACAACAAATTGAGAGGGAACAACAAGTCAAGACCTTCGAAGCTAGAAGGGCAGCTTCTCAGCCACAACTCCTATTGGATGAGATGAAAACTGATCTCACTGATAGTAGACCTCAACCTCAGGCGGCTGTGTCTAGTAGAAGAGGATCGTATGGCAATCTTGTAGACATGCAGATATCCCCTGGTGACCCGGGTAAAGAAAGCGACGATGGTGGTTTTCTGAGGCGGAATAATTCGAGAGAGAGACAACTCGCAGATAAGAACCATCCAATGGATAACTCAAATCTAGATTCTACTGGAAGCAGGGAGAAGGATAGTTTGTCAGAAGTACTCCAGGGTACACCTCGCAAAAAACTGGAGGGTGAGATTGGCAAAATTGAGGGTGTATATAATGTTGGACAAAGAACAAAACCCGATGATGACCAGAAGAATGGTAAGAGGAACACGGCAAGTTCTGGTGCAAGTTCTGATTATGATAAAGCTGGAGGTCAGTCATCATCAAATGTTGATTCAGGAAGGGGCAGTGCAGCATACAGCAGTGGAAGGAGACAGACAGATATCAACAGCGATATTGGAGAATTAGCGAGAAATACCTACAAAGATATATCATCAG GACATGATTCAGAGTGGGTTGACGTTGTGGAAAATGAACTTAGAAACATATTGGAGCCAAAACTGCATGAGTTATCCCTGCATGCGAATTCTAGTAACATCGCGAATTCCACTATCAGTGAGAGTATTTCCTCTATGACTCCACCTTTACCACCCTTGTCTCCAGGAGAACAGTCGTCAGCAACTCCTACCCCCAGAAATTCAACTAGATTCAAGCATAGCAG TTTACCCTACGGAAGTAAGCCAGACTATGAAGGTTATCAAATGAAATCTCATCACAGAGAAACTTCAGGTAATTCTAGGTGGAATGGAAATTCATCCCAGAAAAATAGGTACACGAAGAAGATGGATCATAACGCATTGTTCAGGGGAAAACCAG tttTCGGCCTAGATAACACGGACATAACATCTACCACAACGCGATCCCTGGATCTAGAATCGATGCTAGATGGCCAAAGCGACTCAGACGAAGATAACATAAGTACAGCTGATGCTAGAACTATCAGAAAACAGCTGGAAGGCCTTGAGAGTATGTATTCAGAGGTGTTGAAATTATTAGGTGTGAAGAAGAACGTGGGAAGATACCAGCCTTCTGATCCCAGATTCAGCAAAAGGAGATATGGCAGTATGTCCTCACTACCTTCAAGTTCGGTCAGCAGCAGACCAATTAGGGATAAGAGAAAAGCCCACGAGGATAGGAAGAAAGTTAGAGATCTGAGAGGCATCAACAAACGCTTCCAAAGATTAGAATCTCATGTAGTAACCTTGGCAAGGTCTGTTGCGCATTTGTCTTCAGAGATGAGAACTCAGCATATAATGATCCAGGAAATGGAGAATATTCGAGGGGAGATAGCGGCTTTGAGAACTCAAACTAACATGCTGAATGTGAGATCACAGTCGTCCTCCAGGCCTACCAACAGTTCCAAAGATTTGCCGAATCTGGCGAACCCGACTAGGGTCAAGAAACTCACTAAGTTTTTTGGAGATGAGCCGCCATTATTGAGGATGTTTTTGAGGAAATTGGGCTATGAA aaatatGCTAACGTCTTCGAGAATGAACGGGTGGGAATGGTGGAATTGCCTTATATGAGTGAGGAAAGACTTCAAAAAATGGGCGTTCCTCTAGGTCCCAGATTGAGAATCATGCAAGAAGCCCAAATTTCAGTTTGTAAAGATAACACTTTGTGCATAGTATGA
- the LOC123309989 gene encoding uncharacterized protein LOC123309989 isoform X2, whose product MQTKNINVDRIPDADVIQESNVKLPEKNLQRFYTHLVQNGSSVYHTPKKTIVDQPAPPLPPRSALIFTPLPDSAKLQVEVDGYGPYKPVPPPKPLPQLPLASQQSGSFTPPPYRMPPYPLYNEANIPGAAGCDGQLSASHSNSQQGLQTHSSKFPIEREVILSSTDKNSKIPILHDYKKRTKGVVAPDVPPKQMAAWTLSNGQTLSPDQTHPNMAQTCHTSDNTFYRPTYIPSQECYNGQTPTSTGAVPRQTWQGVDPNKPAPRPFAPSEEYTNNNQSVSVQIEPNNKDNNQKETPKSSKGMTKTYHTIKDMISSKFKSSKDQEERNEEVGLNNVTDELRKSQRNLTEEQNEVKRVQEQGNLQKSKIDSMQQQQYNQHLIQQHFLAQQAQHQFQTNNQLKLQQQTMYQQHLAQARSQEMLAGRGDEQLYYQTSYGGSSSNRIMNRPQNFVQMQQQAFNKDGIKDDRTSQLSPDRRSIQQIEREQQVKTFEARRAASQPQLLLDEMKTDLTDSRPQPQAAVSSRRGSYGNLVDMQISPGDPGKESDDGGFLRRNNSRERQLADKNHPMDNSNLDSTGSREKDSLSEVLQGTPRKKLEGEIGKIEGVYNVGQRTKPDDDQKNGKRNTASSGASSDYDKAGGQSSSNVDSGRGSAAYSSGRRQTDINSDIGELARNTYKDISSEWVDVVENELRNILEPKLHELSLHANSSNIANSTISESISSMTPPLPPLSPGEQSSATPTPRNSTRFKHSSLPYGSKPDYEGYQMKSHHRETSGNSRWNGNSSQKNRYTKKMDHNALFRGKPVFGLDNTDITSTTTRSLDLESMLDGQSDSDEDNISTADARTIRKQLEGLESMYSEVLKLLGVKKNVGRYQPSDPRFSKRRYGSMSSLPSSSVSSRPIRDKRKAHEDRKKVRDLRGINKRFQRLESHVVTLARSVAHLSSEMRTQHIMIQEMENIRGEIAALRTQTNMLNVRSQSSSRPTNSSKDLPNLANPTRVKKLTKFFGDEPPLLRMFLRKLGYEKYANVFENERVGMVELPYMSEERLQKMGVPLGPRLRIMQEAQISVCKDNTLCIV is encoded by the exons ttgaggttGATGGTTATGGGCCATACAAACCAGTGCCACCCCCAAAACCGCTTCCGCAGTTACCCTTGGCTTCTCAGCAGTCAGGTTCCTTCACACCGCCTCCCTACAGAATGCCCCCATATCCCCTGTACAATGAGGCAAACATCCCTGGTGCAGCAGGCTGCGATGGTCAACTGAGCGCTTCTCATTCAAATTCACAGCAGGGACTCCAGACACATTCCAGCAAATTTCCG ATCGAAAGGGAAGTTATACTCTCGAGTACCgataaaaactcaaaaataccTATTCTACACGACTATAAGAAGAGGACGAAAGGTGTTGTTGCTCCAGACGTACCACCCAAACAAATGGCTGCCTGGACTCTTTCCAATGGACAAACACTGTCGCCAGATCAG acacACCCCAACATGGCACAAACTTGTCACACCAGTGATAACACCTTTTATCGCCCAACTTACATACCATCACAAGAATGTTACAATGGCCAGACTCCTACGTCCACTGGAGCAGTACCGAGGCAGACTTGGCAAGGAGTAGATCCTAATAAGCCAGCTCCTAGACCCTTTGCACCATCTGAAGAGTATACTAATAACAACCAATCAGTATCAGTTCAAATAGAACCTAATAACAAAGATAATAACCAGAAGGAAACACCGAAATCATCGAAAGGTATGACAAAAACATACCATACGATAAAAGACATGATATCGAGTAAATTCAAAAGTAGCAAAGACCAAGAGGAAAGAAACGAAGAAGTAGGTCTTAATAACGTGACAGATGAACTGAGAAAAAGTCAAAGAAATCTTACTGAAGAGCAGAACGAAGTGAAGAGGGTCCAAGAGCAAGGAAATTTACAAAAATCTAAAATCGATTCGATGCAGCAGCAACAATATAATCAGCATCTCATTCAGCAACATTTTTTGGCTCAACAGGCCCAACATCAGTTTCAAACCAACAATCAGCTCAAACTACAACAACAGACTATGTATCAGCAGCACTTAGCTCAAGCTAGATCTCAAGAGATGCTAGCAGGAAGAGGAGACGAGCAGCTGTACTACCAAACATCTTATGGTGGAAGTTCATCCAATCGTATCATGAACAGACCACAAAACTTCGTACAAATGCAACAACAG GCTTTCAATAAAGATGGAATCAAGGATGATAGAACCTCTCAGCTCTCTCCAGATAGACGCAGTATACAACAAATTGAGAGGGAACAACAAGTCAAGACCTTCGAAGCTAGAAGGGCAGCTTCTCAGCCACAACTCCTATTGGATGAGATGAAAACTGATCTCACTGATAGTAGACCTCAACCTCAGGCGGCTGTGTCTAGTAGAAGAGGATCGTATGGCAATCTTGTAGACATGCAGATATCCCCTGGTGACCCGGGTAAAGAAAGCGACGATGGTGGTTTTCTGAGGCGGAATAATTCGAGAGAGAGACAACTCGCAGATAAGAACCATCCAATGGATAACTCAAATCTAGATTCTACTGGAAGCAGGGAGAAGGATAGTTTGTCAGAAGTACTCCAGGGTACACCTCGCAAAAAACTGGAGGGTGAGATTGGCAAAATTGAGGGTGTATATAATGTTGGACAAAGAACAAAACCCGATGATGACCAGAAGAATGGTAAGAGGAACACGGCAAGTTCTGGTGCAAGTTCTGATTATGATAAAGCTGGAGGTCAGTCATCATCAAATGTTGATTCAGGAAGGGGCAGTGCAGCATACAGCAGTGGAAGGAGACAGACAGATATCAACAGCGATATTGGAGAATTAGCGAGAAATACCTACAAAGATATATCATCAG AGTGGGTTGACGTTGTGGAAAATGAACTTAGAAACATATTGGAGCCAAAACTGCATGAGTTATCCCTGCATGCGAATTCTAGTAACATCGCGAATTCCACTATCAGTGAGAGTATTTCCTCTATGACTCCACCTTTACCACCCTTGTCTCCAGGAGAACAGTCGTCAGCAACTCCTACCCCCAGAAATTCAACTAGATTCAAGCATAGCAG TTTACCCTACGGAAGTAAGCCAGACTATGAAGGTTATCAAATGAAATCTCATCACAGAGAAACTTCAGGTAATTCTAGGTGGAATGGAAATTCATCCCAGAAAAATAGGTACACGAAGAAGATGGATCATAACGCATTGTTCAGGGGAAAACCAG tttTCGGCCTAGATAACACGGACATAACATCTACCACAACGCGATCCCTGGATCTAGAATCGATGCTAGATGGCCAAAGCGACTCAGACGAAGATAACATAAGTACAGCTGATGCTAGAACTATCAGAAAACAGCTGGAAGGCCTTGAGAGTATGTATTCAGAGGTGTTGAAATTATTAGGTGTGAAGAAGAACGTGGGAAGATACCAGCCTTCTGATCCCAGATTCAGCAAAAGGAGATATGGCAGTATGTCCTCACTACCTTCAAGTTCGGTCAGCAGCAGACCAATTAGGGATAAGAGAAAAGCCCACGAGGATAGGAAGAAAGTTAGAGATCTGAGAGGCATCAACAAACGCTTCCAAAGATTAGAATCTCATGTAGTAACCTTGGCAAGGTCTGTTGCGCATTTGTCTTCAGAGATGAGAACTCAGCATATAATGATCCAGGAAATGGAGAATATTCGAGGGGAGATAGCGGCTTTGAGAACTCAAACTAACATGCTGAATGTGAGATCACAGTCGTCCTCCAGGCCTACCAACAGTTCCAAAGATTTGCCGAATCTGGCGAACCCGACTAGGGTCAAGAAACTCACTAAGTTTTTTGGAGATGAGCCGCCATTATTGAGGATGTTTTTGAGGAAATTGGGCTATGAA aaatatGCTAACGTCTTCGAGAATGAACGGGTGGGAATGGTGGAATTGCCTTATATGAGTGAGGAAAGACTTCAAAAAATGGGCGTTCCTCTAGGTCCCAGATTGAGAATCATGCAAGAAGCCCAAATTTCAGTTTGTAAAGATAACACTTTGTGCATAGTATGA